The segment GGATTCTGTACACATGGAGTCAAAAAAGAACAAGGTGCCACAAATAGAAGTCTGCTCTAGATCCAGGCAACCCAGCCAAAGGGACCTTCCATCCACGCCAACCTCTGATCATCCAACCTCCTAGCATTACTAATCATCGGTTGACGAACCATTGCTCCATTCCCTCTTATCTCTTTCATGAATGCATCTAAGGTGTTGACAAAAGAAGTTCTCTCTTCACTTAACCTTTCCATGTATATCAGATAAAAATCCTGGTGTCCATACACAACTATTTTAAAAACTGCATTAAATCTATTACATCCAACCAAATTTTATTCATAAAAAATACAGAACCAAAATTTATTCATTCAATCAATATAAATCAATATAAATCCACGTTGTTTTGCATATAATAGTAGTCTTTAATTACATTTATCAAGTTTGTTTTGTTAAAGTCTTATAGTTTCCACAGTCTGTAACATTAGGTATAGTAGATTTCTGAATTAAACTTTGAATGGAAAGTTTATTTTCATTTATGTTAATCTCATCCTTTATGAACTGAAATTTCCTTCTTCACCTTTGCCTTCGACAATACCACTACAACATTCAACTTCACATTCTCCTTTGAAACATCTCTCTTCCCTCCAATCTTACCTGTGTTATTATTGCAATATATTGATCATCGTGCTTTGCTTCTACATAAACTCAGGGATGCTTTATTGAAAATATTAATGTTATTAATTTTTTAACAAACATGTCCTTGTACATtttttaatgtctcaatcatgAACAGAAGTTAAATGCACGTCCCTGTTTCTGCAGAGGATTTgcagaaaattgaagaaaattccaCTGCTGGGTGATCATCTCTATACACTTCTGTTGCAGGATTTGATACCCCATTTGCCTCAGCCCCTAGGAATTTTTTGTTTACTTTGGAAAGTTACTCTGAAAAATTTCTGCTTGCTATTCTAATGCCTGAGTTCAAAAGCCCACAATTAGCCTAAGAATTGAGGTATCTGCATGATCTGTACGAATTGTGGTCTTTATTATaagacaatttttttaataaaaagtatAATAGTAGTCTTGTatacatattatttatttttattcatctTGAAACTTGAATATGGTTATCTTAAAATTAAATTTTTGGAGTGTTTGATGGTTTTGATTTTTCATGATTAGACAAAACATCCGTGTTCTTTGCAGATCACTTCATTTCATCATTTAGATTTGTTCCACCTCGTGCATTTCTTTGCAACATAAAGTCAAATTTCTAGCATTTTGACATGTGTGCTTTAATTTTTCATGATCGATTGAAGGATCCAAATTCTTTCTAGATCTTATAACTTCATTATTTTAATTCTCCACCTTATCTTTATAGTTTCCTACAAGATCATTAGTACTTTTGTTGATTTACTTTCATTAGCAACATTTTCATTAATCACTCCAAATTTTTCTTTAGTTCATAAACTTCTGCCATTGTAGAACTTTCTTCATagttatttttatgttttattatggtGACAACACAATTTTTATATATTAGCCTTAGTGTTACCCTTTTCACTATGGTATTTCCTTACATGTATACTTTCCAGATTCCCTAATTTATCTTTTAGATGTTTCACCTAATGTTTCTAGTTTCATTAGTAACATTTTGAATTATGAAGATTTTTAGATCTTTCTTGAGTTTGTTAGTTATCTTCCTTAGTAACATTTTTTAACCTTTGAGGATTTTTATATCTTTCTTAaaattcatcttgaatttttccttacctttttcttTGCAATATTTCCTTCCTATGTTCTTTCCAAATAATCTAACTTTATTTCACCTCAAATTAACTAACTTTATCTTTTAGATGTTCCACCTCATTTTCAATAGGATCATTAGTGACTTTTCTTGATTAGCAATATTTTCCTCTATGAGGATCTAGAATTTTTTATTCCATCAACATCTATCATAGTTTGATTCTCATTTTAGCTGTCTTTTTTGTTTAATTGAAGTGCTATAACAAAATCCTCATCTATTACCCTATCTTATTATTCTTACCTCTTTCTTGGTATTTTTATTTGTACATTGTTTTCCTCTATTGttaacatatttccttttgggggATTTTATGTTATTAAGCAAAAGGGAATTCAGTCACCTCCTGACAAAGTGTGCATACTCAGCAATCTGTGTTAAAATGGAATACACTTAATGTTCAATGACTTTGTCAAATATAAATAtcattgtttgttgtgtcttcGATTTAGATCCACACAAATATAAGCATAGTTAATAATCCTTCTTAGTTTCTAAGATAtaactatatattttttttgattggtaaacaGCAGAGCAGAGGATTATATTAATATATtcgattgaaaataaaaaaaaattgggctTGCAACCCCAATTGTCCAAATTTTTCCATTAGAGAAGAATTGCAAAGTTTTAAACTGAAAAGAGGGCTGGCATTCAGCCTTCAAAGTCTAGAACTAACTCCATTAAGACAAAAAATTATAGAGTCCATATGTATCTATAAACATAAAGACAAAGATTTTAAACAAAGATTATATCTGTATTGCATGGAATTCGAGCAGCCCTAAGCCGGATCCTCAAAGCACAGCCCCTGCCTCTTGGACGGCCACGACCCCTGTTCTGCATTGGGAGATTTCCGCGACCACGACCGGTTCATCCCCCAGAAATCTCCATTCTAAAAACCTAGTTGCCATTGTTGTGTATGCCCTGTGACGCACAAGAGCAGGACCTTTTAAGTCCAATAAAAAGGGTAATAGTTAATGGTCTCACACGAGACAAAAAACACAAGAGCAGGACCTTTTAAGTCCAATAAAAAGGGTAATAGTTAATGGTCTCACACGAGACAGAAAATAATACAGGTCGCTTGCCAGGGTGAGGCATTCCTGTGCCATTATCCTGTGCCAATAATGGCACGAGGACAGTATCCAATCCCACTAGAACATTTTGGTCAAAAAGATGCGTGGTTAGAGCCTGCACCTTCTCCTTGGAATATTGGCAGTCTAACAGAGAGGCAACAAATCTTGAAGATATGTTGGAATTATCTCTAGGATACTCTACCCTACTCAGAAAACCAGAGCCTAGGATTAGCTTAACCGCCAAAATGACTGAAAACTCAGAATTGCGGAGCAGCCTTTTGAGCCTTAGGTCTGAAATCTCACGGAAAGAGACTTGACGATAGTTGCAGGAAAGAGAGATGGGCGTGTCCGCCCAAAACAAAAAATTGACTCAGAATGCTTTTTAATAATAAAGCTAAACGGAGCTTCCTCCAGCCTTTTGAGCCTTAGGTCTGAAATCTCACGGAAAGAGACTTGACGACAGTTGCAGGAAAAGAGAGATGGGCATGTCTGCCCAAAACAAAAAATTGACTCAGAATGCTTTTTAATAAAGAAGCTAAACGGAGCTTCCTCCATCCTTTGGCTAAccaaagaataataataataaaaaaattctttgcaaTTTTGAGCAGAAAACCTTCAACCTTCAAGACGGACAAGCGATAATGCGAGGACAAGACTtagcttttcttttttttaaaattctttcGACATTCTCGCGCATTTCTAGTCTCATTAATGTAAAGTGCTTGGAGTTGTTAATCTTAGAGAAGAGGTGGCGAAAGGAATGGTTTCCAACATCATAGTATTAATTAATCGGACTTTAGAGCATTTCCAACACATCACCACAAGCCTCGGCCTGCGAATGCGGCGTACTTTTCCACCTACCTGAAGATTTGACGGATTTGCTAACCTCATCAACTTTTCTAAGCATGGCGCAAAGAATGAGAAAGTTATTACTCATCTGCTACTCCCCAATCAAGAAACGGTTGACATGATTTCAAGAGTGAAGGCATCCAAATCAGCTGCCTTAGTGGAGGCTGCAGTTATCTAGTCCTATTCAGCATACAGTAGGATGAAAGGCCCACAAAATCATAAACACGATTACTTAGAAAACTTGCTTGGTAGGAGAAAGATGACTGTTGACAATTAAATGCCTCTCTTCATTTGAATTCGAAGGTAGCCCAACTAAGAAAATCCACGGATCTCGAATGACTATTTTAGAAATTCAAATTGCCTAAGATCAACTACCCTCTTCCCGATTCCTCGGGTAATTAAAGCTGAGTTTAGACGCCCACCAACTTAAAGAAGTGCCAGCCCATGCCAACTTTGACAAAGCATCCGCATCCGTGTTTGCCTCTCTGTATATGTGATTGCACGTGTAGTTATTGAAATAAGGTAGCAGCGTTAGAATTCTTTCTACTAGAACTTTCAGCTTCCAATTAACAAGATGAGCTGTTTTAATTGCATTTTTAACGATGGCAGAGTCCCCCTCCACGGTTAGAACACCTTGACAGGCCATAGAGAAGAGCTTTAAATTCTGCTACATTGTTTGTATCGGGAGGAATAGGTTTAGCCATCTTTCCCATCACTATTCCATTGTGATCTCTGACTTCACATCCAATTCCAGAAGCTCCTGGAattcctttagaagccccatcaaagttcaatttgaacCAACTGTACTGGGAAGGAGACCAAGCTGCATTTCCTCTGTTGCCTGACTTCTTTCCCAAGAAGGGAGAAATTTTGATTCCATTCCAAGAAAACCTCATTCCTGCGTCTATATTCTTAttcaattttcaatattttcattaatATACCTTCACCAaattttgatgttgaatcttgtaTGAGATGCCTAATCTAAATCTTATTTTCTTtctaagaaaatttattttaaaGCTATGATTCTTGTTTCTTCTAAGAAAAATTGTTATAAAGCTATGATTCTTGTTTCTTCTAagaaaaattgttttatttaagcTTTGTTTCTTGTCTCTAATAAAATATACATTTTAAGGTTATTTTTACTTTATCTTAGAAAAGACAAAACTCCTATAATTTGATGTTTGTTACACTTCTCCATTTAGATCTAGAAAAGTTTGAACCACCTATTTCAATTTTAATATTCTAAATTTTAGGTTTTTATAATTCTCTATTTACTAACTAAAGCTTTGAAATCAAACCATTTTTATATCATGTCTTAGAAAACATATTTTAAGAATACACAACCATCTTCAAAAATGTATTCAATCTATTAGATCCTTTCAAATTTTATTCATAGAAAATATGATAAactagaatttattcattcaatcaATATAAATCCACTTTCTTTGTTAGCAGTCCTTCAATTGGATTCAagtgtttttttttcatttatgtcatTCCCATCTTTTTGGTACAAAATTTCCTTCATCTTTACCTTTAACAATTTCAGTACTATAGTACACAACATTCAACTTCACCTTCTCCTTTCAAACATCTCTTCCATTGACTCTACTATATTATGGCAACATATTTGATCCTTGTGCTTCTACATAAACTTAGGGATGCCTTATTGAATATCTTAATGCTAATAATTGTTTAACAAACATGTTATACTCCCATCTCCTTTTTAATGTCTCAATCATCAACCATATTAATGTTGGTATTTTGTTAAATAGTGTGTCAAACTTACTTAAACAAAACTAAGTCACTTGGATCATATAAAAATTGAAGTCAAAAGATTTAACCAATTTGAATCTCTTCACTTATAATCAACCCTCTTTCTTATTCTTTAAGAAAAAATTTTTCTTGAATGAGAAGTTCTCTATCCATACTCTATCCATATATGAAGATTTTGAGATCTTTCTTAGCTTCATCAACTATCTTCCTTAATCTATGATAGATGAAGATGAGTTTTCcttactatttttttttatttagtgaAGATGCCATGATACAACTCTTATCTATTTTTCTTATCATCAATATTCTTACTTCTTTCCTTGCAATATCTTCCTTTCCGTGTTCTAAGTTCTAAAGCACCTACTTCATCTTTTAGATGTTCCACCTCATCTTCTAATTTTCTATAGGATCATTAAGAATTTTTCTTGATCTATATTTGTTAGCAATATTTTCATCTAtgaagatttttaatttttttttattccatcagcatccattatagttaaattttcaatgtaattatctttttattttaatggAGGTGCATGACACAATCTTCATTTATTTTTTCATCTTCATTATTCCTACctctttttaagaattttcataCCTACATTATTTTCATTTTAGATCTTTATTCAACATAAATCCTTGTTTTCATACTTGGCAATCTGTGAATAAATAGTATACACTTAATGTTGAATATCTTTGTCAAATTTAATTGATTTCTTCAGCATTCATCGTAGCTAAATTTTCATTGTAGTTGTATTTTAtctttaatcaagggtcataaTACAATCTTTGTctatttcttcatcttcatcattcctATTTCTTTTTTAGTATTTTCATCCCTGCATTATTTTCATTTTGGTTATTTATTCAACAAATAtcctttttttggattttatgttattAGGTGAAAGATAATTCTCTTACCAAATGACAAAGTGAGTATATTCGACAATCTATGTGTTTAAATAGAATACACTTAATGTTCAATGCCTTTGTCAAATTTAAATGCCATTGTTTGTACTTTGTAGTGTCTTAGAATTAACTCCACACAAATCCAACCATTATTCATGATCTCTTCTCTATTTGTAAAATATCACTATCTTCTCCTATTCAATTTTAATATCATTATTAACTCAGGGGACTCTATTgaaaatattgattttaataattatttaacaAACATGTTTTACACTATCTCCTCTTTTTCTGATTTCTCAATAATCAACCATATTaatatttgtatttttttcagTGCCTTAACCTTATGCAAAACTTAGTCACTTCAGTTATATGAAAAATCGGAGGCAAAAGCCTTAACTAATTGAATCTCTTCACAAATAGAAGGAAAAAACTTTAAAGTAATTTGATCTCTCCACTTATAATCAATTTCCTTTGGTTTTCTTTTAagtacactagtacattcgggtcaaaatttcgacggcaaatTGTCGGCATTCCGATgcaatttcgtcgcactaccgatgaaaaaagccgtcgaaaactttttgtcggaagttcTGACTATCACCAATTTTTCTCACCTAAGTTCGGTACAGTTGGGTTCTGTTGTACAATATATATATGTTTGCATGAAATGTACAAAATTAAATACATAATCGAGAGCGCTACTGATAATTTAATGTCAACTGTCAAATCATAAAGATTAAAGATAAATCAAATGTTGTACATCACAGTAGCCTTACTTAGAATACGTAAAATCTTCTCTTGAATGAAAGTTCTCTATTCATATAGTAATAAATCATTATTTTCCTTTTCCCTAAATTCTTCATTTGCAGCTTCACCTGAAAGGACAATCACAAAGTTTTAAAGGTTTCCTTGTTTTTGTCTCCTTAGATTCTTCATTTGCAGCATCACCTCAAAGAACAATTTTAGAGTTTTAAAGGTTTCCTTTTATACTTATCTAAATTCTTCATTTATAACTTCCTCTTAGAACAATACCAAGATTTAAATGTTTCCTTTTATTCAAACTCTGTATAAAATGCTTACTATCTAGAAAGATATAGACCAATCTTTAGTtaactattttttttatatttttctaagaTAAAATATTGTGTAATTAATTCTAGAAAAAGATATTTTGTATCTAATTCTATGTTTTAGACCAATTCTTTAATGAAATTAATAACTAGCTTCTAAGTTTTtctaagaaaaaatagaaaaaatattctCTGTCTAATTCtagaaaaatatattttgtatCTAATTCTATGCTTTTGAGTGCAACCTATCCTTCATTGGTAATCTATATTTCTTGGAAGGGTATTCCTTCATTCTTAGCGAATTTGTGTTATGTATCTTTCACAATTtgatttcttctctttcaatttttaACACTTTTGGTGGCTACAAAGTTTATTTGCTTTAGATCTTCTATCAACGTGACACTCACAAACAATGGACCTCATCCTCAATTAACAATGTTGAGGCTTAAACCTGTGAGCACATTAGAACAGCGAAAGCACAAGCCTGCAATCACAATGACCCAGTGGAAGTTTGAATCTTGATAAACAGAACAACAACAGCGCCACCACTTAATCAATACACTATGAGCTTAAACTAATTAGCCCCAATTCATGAAAAAAAGATCATTAATCCAAGTCTTTCTACTTCTTCAACGTGACATTCTGAATTCTTAGGAAATTTGAAGAGCATTACGTTTGAAGAACAGTTGCTTACTTAAATATATAAGTTGGTGCGTTTCTCTTGATTCTGCTTTCCAATTTAATTGAGCTCTTTTGTCTATCCATTTTGAGAATATGAATTAGCTCCTTACTCTGGTCTTTTTCTTCCATTTTGAGAATATGAATTAGCTCTTTACTCTGTTCTTTTTTCTTCCATTTTGAGAATATGAATTAGCTCTGTACTCTGGCctccttcaaattattgcaattggTTATTTTTACAATGTTTAAATGCTTTTGCATCAGGTTACTGTCATAAGCTATAACAATGGCTTCACAGAAATCCATCAGTAAAGTATCTGGCAGCGAAGCCCTAAGGAGAAAAGGAAACGAGATATACCGACAGGTGTCCAATAGCAGTTATGGACCTTGCATTCTCAGACACAAACTAGCAAGAGCTCATCAGTTATATGAAGAAGCACTCGATGCTGCAGGATCCACCGATAGCAATGAGAAAGCTTCGTGCTACAAAAATTTGGGTTCAGTGAACTGGCTATGGGGAAAGGCAGAATGGAACATATACATGAAAGAAGAGGGAGGAAATGAAGCTTTGACAGCCATCTGGGCTGCCAAACAGCACATATCAAAGGCTTTTGAGTTCCATATACTGGCTCTTGAGTTTGGGGAGCTTGGAAAGAAACCCTTAATATGGCTGAAACAAGAAGAAGATACCCTAACCAATATTATTGAATGGGTTAAGGAACAGCTCTCAAAATACAATATATGCTTTGAGCCCGTATTGGTGGAGCTATGTACAGCAATGGAAAACGCAGGGTCAACAAGCAGCCAAAGGAAAAAGCAATTAGCAACAATTCTCTTTTGTCTTCGCCTGGAATTCGTTTTCAAGCAGAGCATCAAATGCATTGTGGAGGACACTGAAGGGATAAGAATGGAAGACATCGTTTACAATCGCTGTTTGAGTAAACTCAAGGATTGTTACCCACCATTAGTGAAGGCAGAGGGGATTGTGTATTCTACAGAAGACAAGaatttgaaaaaagaatttgagagcCTGAAAGAGCAGGTTTCACTTTATCAATGTATatgtgaatcagtacaagcacgcTGTCAAGGTGATGATTTGCTTAAGAAAGCTTTGCTCGACTCTGAAGAAGTTTGTATAGAGCTTGTGTGGGACGCCATTGATTGGTACAGGCATTCTATTTCTCTCAGCAAATACAAAGATCTTGAAAGTGAAGCCATTTCACTTAGCCGTATTGGTAAAGTGTATTCTTCTGTGTTGAAATTGGACAAGCAGGCCCATCGTTACCATTATGAGAGTATCAAAATTGCCTTGGCTATCATGAGTCCTCATATAGCAGAGTCTGAGTGGTACAAATACTCATTGCACAAGGTTGATGAGCACCAGAGGAGGAAAGTggaggaggagaaaaatgaatataaaagaagGCATGAAGAAGATGCAAAAGGGCTTCAAGAACCCATTAATGTAATTAAGCGTGAAGGGGAAAAGAGTGCAGAGTATTTCTTGATGTTCATTTACAAGGAGCACAGTCATCCAGATCCCAGAAAGCGAGTGATGGGTAACATTGGAACTAAAGACAATGTTAAAGCGGCTCTTAGAAAAGCCATAGTAGCATACCATCCTGATCATAATGGCCAATATGAACGGGACTGGCAGGTTCTGTGTGAAGAGATATCAAAGATTCTGAATCGCAAATATGAGAACTTTAAGTGAGAAACAGTGAACTCTGTTCAGTAGAGATTGTTCTTAGAATATTAGAAGACTTTTTTTAAACCTTCTTGTTATGGGTGGTTTGGAAATGTCAAGTGAATCTATCAATCAAAGATTCCACCAGTTGGGCTTGACGACTTTGCCTTAAACGATGAGAACAATCTAAGAGTAAGATTTGTTTTGATGGATATTGCTGAGATCCGCTAAAAATCGTAAAGATTAAAGAATGCTTTTCTAGTTTTGGAACTGTCTTGTAGTGTCTTTAATGGCTATGAAAGTGTTGGTTTGAgtatttttgaatttgattgtttatattttttctttattaatGTTTCAGATCATATTTTGTAATTTATCATTAGAATGAAATAACAAttcatgattaaatttatttttagaatAAAATAACAATTGTCTATACATATTTCTTCACCAATGTATTGGATCATATTTATGATTCGTTATCAATAATGAAATTGTTCAACAATATTTCATTCTTTTGATGAATCAGAGTCTGATCTAAAATACTGATGAAATAAAAACACACGAACAAATCTAGAAATACTCAGAGCAATATATATGGACTGTGGAAACTTGGTATCTGCCAAGAGTTGTTTttagtatttttaatatttaaCAATTTTTTTGTATTAACTTCATGTTGGTGATAAATTGTAGAGTATGGTCAGAAACATTGATAGATAAAAAGATATACACAATTAAATCTAGAACTGCTCTGTAATAAATATGGACTGTGGGAATTTGGTGTCTTTCAGAGAGTTAGTTCTACTATTTTATATCTTTTGTGTTAATTTCAAATCTAGAAATACTCGGTAATAAATATAGACTCTGGAAATTTGATATCTTTCGAAGAGTTACTTTTACTATCATATATCCTTGTGTTGATTTCATTGTGATGAATTGTAGActgtgatccaaaatattgatggaCAAAAAAGTATATACAATCAAATTCAGAAATACTCTTTCATAGAATTGTTTTTACTATTTTGTATCTTTTATGTTAATGTTATCAATTTTGTCATATTTTGTGATATTGGTATCATTTGTCATTCATGATTTCATTGTAAATTTACAATTGTATTGTGTGAACGCTTCCCATTCTATGATGAATCATAAAATGTGatcaaatatattaataaaaaataaatacgaGCAAATTCAgaaatattcaaataataaatatatactGTAAAAACTTGATATCATTGAAAAACTGGCAATTTCATCATATTCTATAGAAGCGGCCACAAGTTTGAGGATTTAGTTAAACATGTATTTTTTTATGTCGTTTGCAGGTACAAATATATTTGAATCATCTTTGATACTAATAAAATGCAGAGATAACGGACCAGAGATGCATGTGCGTTGGGGATGTATAACAATTTTGGATCACCCAAAAAGAATTgattaattttatatttgttttgttTGATTTCTGATTTGTAGCCAAGTCTTTCATTGAaggtaatttaaaaaaatataatccaAGTTGGATAAAATAGTGTTAAAATGTCAATTCAATGGGTGAAATAAGAGGGTTTAAGAATATGTAATTGTTAATTTCTTGTTAGAGATTAAAGCTTATAGTTGTAGATTTgttatatgtaaatataataatgTTGGAAATTGACAATTCAATACTGAAGGTTGGATTATTTTGGTATTTTGTAAAATttagcctaacacaaaatccaatACTCCATTTTCAGAAGAGTTACAAAAGTCATTGTAGGAGTTATGTTGATGAATGTAGTTGCTAGTTTGTGTTAAGTTTAGGTGATCAGATTGTGTAGACAAAACAATTTAATGCTATTACACAAAATTACCCTGggaaaccttcctcttgaaggtgaaaacccAATAAAGAAGTTCCTTATTGTTTATTGATATTCAAGACGTCTTTTACAATGTATtagcttcactccttgaagctagtATCAACATAGTTCAAACTATAAGGAATAAGTTCGATCTGCTATGAGTGCAATCCACTTGTTGACTATGATATCACTACTATATGAATGTATGATCTGCTGGAGATAGATATATCACATCACAAGAAGGAACCCAATCTGATTGTTGTATATATAATGCAAATTGCTGAAGATGATGGTAGATTTGTAGAACAAGGAACACAATTTGCTAGATAATTTGCAGAACAAGGAACATGATGTGCTTGTGTCTTCAATTCGATGTATACTAAATGTGATGAGGAGAATGAAGCTATATACTATATATGCCTAGCCAACCAACATGACTTATCTCTAAAGTTGGTTCCTTCATTAACAGGCATGTCTTTTTGTTATCATAATAAACATGTTTTTAATAGGACCAGTTCAATCCAAAGAGAcatgattataatataataataaatcgGTTTTGTGTCAACATGTCTTAATCAATGTTTGATAATAAAATCGATTGAGCATTAATATaaacaaattgatatgattgaattGTCTAAGGCCGATTAGGCCAATCAGACAATTTAGTTGTCTATGTTAGTATAGAGAAATTCCGATTGACACTATTACATTAagactccctcttagctagggaggaatatTTCTCGATGTCTACAAGTAACATCACCTCGTCATGATGTTTAAGCACAATGACTACTCCCATATATGAAAGGAAATatatcacctcactgtgatatcaaccatcatggcttatatatagatatcacctcacgtgatatccaccattatggcttatccatagatatcacctcacgagatatcaaccattat is part of the Cryptomeria japonica chromosome 10, Sugi_1.0, whole genome shotgun sequence genome and harbors:
- the LOC131077828 gene encoding uncharacterized protein LOC131077828 — translated: MASQKSISKVSGSEALRRKGNEIYRQVSNSSYGPCILRHKLARAHQLYEEALDAAGSTDSNEKASCYKNLGSVNWLWGKAEWNIYMKEEGGNEALTAIWAAKQHISKAFEFHILALEFGELGKKPLIWLKQEEDTLTNIIEWVKEQLSKYNICFEPVLVELCTAMENAGSTSSQRKKQLATILFCLRLEFVFKQSIKCIVEDTEGIRMEDIVYNRCLSKLKDCYPPLVKAEGIVYSTEDKNLKKEFESLKEQVSLYQCICESVQARCQGDDLLKKALLDSEEVCIELVWDAIDWYRHSISLSKYKDLESEAISLSRIGKVYSSVLKLDKQAHRYHYESIKIALAIMSPHIAESEWYKYSLHKVDEHQRRKVEEEKNEYKRRHEEDAKGLQEPINVIKREGEKSAEYFLMFIYKEHSHPDPRKRVMGNIGTKDNVKAALRKAIVAYHPDHNGQYERDWQVLCEEISKILNRKYENFK